The Halococcus agarilyticus genome includes the window CAACGAGGTCGTCGAGTCACCGCTCGAACTCGAAGACGGTGGGTTCGTCCCACCGAACGCTCCCGGCCACGGGATGGTCTTCGAGGGGCTGGAGCAGTACGCCCGCGACGCCGCGTAGTCGAGCGCGAGCGAGTCGCCGAACCACACAGACTGACGGTTCCCCGACTGCCGGTTCTCGACTGGACGACCGCGCTACGTCTCGGTCGAGCTTTCGATATTTCGTCGGATTCGGAGACACGCTTCGGCCGGAGAAGCGACGTGTGATCTCAACAATCGAACCGAACGATGTGCGGCCAGGTCTTCCACGCCCGATGGGCGAGCCCCCACGTCATCTGCTCCACGTCTTCCCCGTCCGCGAACTCCGGCCGGTACGGACCGCCCGCGATCGGCGGGGACTGGACGTTCGCTTTCGGCGTGAAGTTCAGCCCGTCGGGTGCGAACTGGATCGTGTTCTTTTCGGGCCCGTCACGAGTGAGGAGTGCAGCCACGCCCCCGTCGTGTCGCCACACGTGCGTTTCGTGACCGCTGTTCGTTACCGGGTTCAGCTCCGACTTCTCGTACGGGCCCTCGGGGTCGTCGGCCAGCGCGACCCCCCACTGGCGTCGCCACTGGCTCGGCTGTCCCTTCGTCTCCGGGGTTCCTTCCCCCTTGTAATAGAGGAGGTACGTGTCGTCGAGCTTCAGCGGCCCGGGATCGTGGTTCTTGAGCACCCGTCGGTCCCACTCGGTCGGCCCCTTCCCCGCCTCCAGGACCGGTTCGGACTTTTTCTCCCAGGGTCCGTCGGGCGAATCGGCGGACGCCATCGCGACGACGTTCCGGGTGGACTGGTATCGGTGATCGGGGATCGCCTGATAGAAGAGATGGTATCGACCGCTCTCGACCAGGATATCGGGAGTGAAGACGCTTCGTTGGTCGAATCCCAGTCCGCCGCGTTCGACGGCTTTTCCCCGCTCGGTCCAGCAGTGCCCGTCCTCGGACGTCGCGTACCAGATATCGGCGAGATCCCACGACGTCGCCGGCAGCTCGTCGGTGGCCGAATCGATGCCGACCTCGGGGGACCCCTCCATCTTGGTGTACCAGACGTAGTAGGTCGACCCGACCCGAACGACGCTGGAGGGATCGCGACGGCTCACGCCCGATTCCTCCCCTAACCCCACAGCGGGCGAGGAGCTGAACTGCTCGTCGAACTCGTTCTCGTCGTCGTATCTCAGGTCTCGCTCCCTGAATCGTTTCGTCGCTTCGCTTTCCGTGGAGTCGGGTGCCATTCAGCTAAAGCAGCACGAGGAGCCTGTATAAATGTAGCGGTTGGGTCGGTTCCGTCGCTCGGTACAGAGCGTCGCGGTCGGACCGTCCCGGTCGGCTTCGGTCGCGGTGGCAGCAACGCGGCTCGCTCAGGTCTTCGAGTTCGACGCCAGCGAGAGGCGCAGCACGTACGCGTGGTCCAGGTCGACGTCGGATGGCAGGTCCACGGATAGCGTCTGATCGCCCCGGTCGAACGGTATCTCGTCGCTCGGCTGGTCGGCGACGTGCCAGTTCAGATCGCTCGGTCCGCCAACGAGATCGATCCGTTCGATCGCGGGCTGGGAGTGGTTCCCCTCGGAGACGATCCGATGGAGCGGCGTCTCGATCGTGACCTCGCCGTCCTCGGGCCAGTCGAGCAGGGCGACGTAGTAGGTCTCCCCGTTCCGGAGGAACCGCTTGTCCTCCGGTGTGAACGAGACGCTCGAGGCCTCCTCGAACTCCGTCGACGTGACCTCGGTCGGTCCCTCACCGGGAACCCACCCTGGCCGTGCGCCGAAAACCGACTCGCCGTTCGTCTCGAACCAGTCGCCCAGCTCCCGGAGCAGTTCAGCCGGTTCGTCGGGCACCGTTCCGTCCGGGCGTGGGCCGACGTTCAGGAGCGTGTTCCCGTTCTTGCTGAGACGGTCGACGAACCCGGTGACCAGGGTCTCGGCCGACTTGAAGTCCGCGTCCTCGACGTACCCCCACGACTCGCGGTCGACGGAGGTGTCGGTGAGCCAGCTCTGGATCGAGAGGTCCTCCCGACGCGAGCGCTCGTGGTCGACGACCCCGACGCCGGGCGGGAGCTGTCGCTTGTGCGCGACGTCGACCTCCTTGCCCCACTTCTCGGCCTCGTTGTAGTAGTGTGAGACCACCTGCCGACGGTACTCGTCGTGTTCGAGGAACGGCTGGAACCCCCACGCGAAGTCGAACCAGATGAGGTCGGGCCGGTACTCGTCGACGACCTCGTTCGTGAGGTCCCGCCACTCCTCGTAGTACTCCTCCGGTGGCTCCTCCCCCTCCTCGTGGGGATCACCGTAGAGACCCGCGTACTCGGGATCCATCGTGTCGTAGCCCTCCTCGCGGGGGAAGTACCACCAGCGGAAGGCGTGGTGGAACGCGGCGACGAACTTCATCTCCCGGTCGCGGACCGCCTCGGCGAGCTCGCCGACGATGTCCCGTTCGGGGCCCATCTCGACTGCGTTCCACTCGGTGATATCCGAGTCCCACAGGGCGAAGCCGTCGTGGTGCATGGCGGTGACGCCGACGTACTCGGCACCGGCCTCCTCGCAGAGATCGACCCAGCGTTCGGCGTCGAACGCCTCGCCGGTGAACTCCGGGATGAACTCCCTGTAGCCGTGTTCGGACGGGTCGCCGTACGTCCGGGTGTGGTGCTCGTTCGCGTCGGACCCCTCGCGATACATGTTGCGCGGGTACCACTCGTTGTGGTGGGCGGGCACCGAGTAGGGGCCCCAGTGGAAGTAGACGCCGAACTTCGAGTCCTTGAACCACGTCGGTATCGAGTGCGATTCGAGCGATTCCCACTCCGGTCTGTAGGTGGCCATACCCCCTCCCTGATTGGGCCCCGCAAAACAGTTACGGAACCGGCTGCCGAGCGACTCCGCCGGGCGGACGGCTACCCTCCAGACAGCGGATCGCTTTTCGCCGCCTGTTCCCGACGAAGCCGCTCGCGGAGCCGTTCGCGCACGGCGGCGTGATCGTCGCGTTCGGCCAGGTTCGTCGTCTCCGCCGGATCCGATTCGAGGTCGAACAGCTGTGTCCGACCCTCGCCCGTTCGATACTCGATCAGTTTGTACCGCTCGCCCCGTATCGCGCGCTGTACGTCCTCGTAGGCGAGGAAGACGTGCTCTCTGAGCGTCGTATCGGGACTGTCGAACGTCGGGACGAGCGATCCGCCCTCGACCTCGTCGGGGACGTCGACACCGGCGAGGTCACACAGCGTCGGGAAGAGGTCGTAGTGACAGGAGAGTGTCTCCCGGCGTTCCGCTCCCGGCACGCCGGGGCCGGCGAGGACGAGCGGCACGCGAACGCTGTGGTCGTAGAGGTTCTGTTTGCCCATGAGACCGTGCTGGCCGACCGCGAGACCGTGGTCGGCGGTGAAGACGACGATGGTGTGCTCTCGCTCGCCGATCCGTTCGAGGGTGTCGAAGACGCGGCCGAGCTGCGCGTCGAGATGGGTGATCATCGCGTAGTAGTCGGCGATGTGCCGGCGTATCTTCTCGGGTTCACGCGGGTGGTCCTCCAGGCGCTCGTCCCTGCCGCGCCACCCGATGTCGAAGGGGTGTTCGGGGGCGAAGTTCTCCGGAAGCGGGATCTCGTCGTGGTCGTACATCGCCAGAAACTCGCCGGGGCAGGTCCGCGGGTCGTGTGGTGCCATCGTCGCCACGTACGCGAAAAACGGTCGTTCGTTCCCCGTCCGGCGGTGCTCTTCGAGGAAGTCGATCGTCGTGTCGGCGAACAGTTCGCTCGAATGCGTTCCGGAGGCGTGTCCGTCGTACCGTTCGTGGCGGGGCCAGACGGATCCCGTTCCGGTGAACCCTCGGGTCGGCTTCGATTGTGGATGCTCCTTACCGGGGTGTCGGTCGGTAACCGGCACGTTCCAGTGGTTGCCCATGCCGCCGAAGAAGACGTTCCTTCCCTCGTCGAAACACCGATCGAACGCCTCGTGGCCGTTGTGCCACTTCCCGGTGCCGAAGGTCCGATACCCGCTCCGCCCGAACGCCTCGGGGAGCGTCGGGTGAGAGCGGGTCATCCCCCCCGGACCCTCCAGTTGAAACAGGGAGTGTCCGCTCAGCAGCATCGACCGGGCGGGGACACAGACCGCACCGCCGTCCGCACCCGTGTTCGTGTGGTGCGTGAACGAACACCCCTCTCGAACCAGCGCGTCGAGGGTCGGTGTCGCGATGCGTTCGTTGCCCAGCGCGCCGATCGTGTCGAAGCGCTGGTCGTCGGCGACGATCAACAGGACGTTGGGCGGGTCGTCGGTCATTGGAAACGGTTGGTGCCGTAGGATGGGGTTCGATCGACATGAAATCGACGGTCGTGTGCTGCGAGTCGTCGATGGACACACCACGGGCGGGTATCCGACGCCGAGTCACTCCACCTCCCACTGGTCCGGGAAGTAGCGGTGGTAGTGACGACCGTGCTCCTCGATCCGCTCCCGGCTCTCCTCGGCGTGCTTCTCCGCGCGACGTTTCGCCTCCTTCTGGTCTCCGACGAGCAGCGTGTATCGGTTCGAGGACATCGTTTCGCCGTCATCGGCGAGCAGTTCCAGCTCGACGGCGAACTCGCCGTCGATCTCCTGCGGGAGGGTCCAGGCGACGTCACCGACGTCCCGCGCGGAGTTTGGATCGACCGAGGTCGTCAGCGATCCGCTCGCCACGACCGCCTCATCGTCAGAGATCTCCCATCGGAGGGTCGCCGCCGGGTAGCGCTCGTGGAGGTCGTTGACGATCCAGAGATCGGCCTCGAAGGTCTCGCCCGGCTTCCAGCGCCGTCGCGTGAACTTCAGACTGGGCAGGAGCGGCTGGTAGGACCGCTTGACGTAGTCGTACGAGCGCTTTTGCTCCCGGTAGTAGTCGACGATCCCCCACTTGATGTCCGGCCAGTTCGTGATGAAGTGACAGAGCGCGACCCCGCTCGTACGCGGTTTCCGTCGCCGATACTCCTCCAGGGCGAACTGGAATATCCGCCCCTGGGCGACCTGCGTCGCCTCGACGAACTCCTCCAGGGACTCGGTGCGCGTGTCGCCGAAGACCTCGATGTTCAATCCTTTCAGATTGTCTATATCCGCCCAGTGATAGCCCCAGCTGAGCCCCATCGGCCACAGCTCGTCCTCGGGGATGAACTTCCGGAGGCTCTCGACCGACGGTGCGGACGCGGCCGTCAGCTCGGGCACGATGGCGGTCTCGAGCGAGGGGTAGTACTCCTCCATGAACAGCCGCCCTCCGGAGTAGTAGTGGGCGTTGGCGTGTTTGGGTTCCATCGGCTTGAACCCCATGCGCTGTCCGATCTCGTCGCCCATCGGCGAGGCCAGCCCGTACGGGTCGGCCGTGTACTCGGTGACGTTCTCGCCGATGGTCTCCATCAAGTTGCGATTGTTGCTCTCCGCGTGGGCCTGCGTGAAAAACACCTCTTCGCCGCCCATCCAGAAGACGTTCGACGGATGGTTGTCCCGCTGTTCGACGACGCCGAGGCACTCCTCGACGGCGGCGTCGACGAACGCGTCGTCGTCCCGGAAGACCTGCGTGGCGAAGGGGAAGTTCGTCCAGACCGTGATCCCCAGTCGGTCACAGAGTTCGTAGAACTTCGGGATCTCGGGGGGATGCCAGCCGAATATCCGGAGGTTGTTGATGTTGCAGTCCCGAGCCATCGCCAGCAGTTCCTCGTACTTCTCGTCGCTGTTCCGACCGTACAGGAAGGACGGCTGTCCGCCCCAGCAGGCGGAGCGAAGGAAGGTCTCCTCGCCGTTTATCACGAACGTCCACGGGTTGTCCACCTCGTCGTCGGCCAGCCCGGGGTTCGTCGCCATCTCGACCTCCCGGATGCCGACGACCTCGGTGACGGAGTCCAGAACGGCATCGTCCCGCACGAGACGGACGTCCAGTTCGTAGAGGTGCTGCTCGCCCATATCCCACGGCCACCACAGGTCGGCGTCGGGAACGTGGATCTCGGCCGTTGCCGCGTTCGAGCCCGGCTGCACGTCGACCTCCACCGCCCCGTCGTATCGCTCCGAGTCGAAGTTTTCGCCCTCCAGAGCGTATTCGAGGCGAACGGTCCGCTCGGTATCGGCGTGGTTGTGGAGTTCGGTGTCGACCGTGAGGACCGCGTCGTCGCCCTCGACGGCGGACGCGGTCCGGACGTCGTCGACGCGAACCGAGCCCGTGGCCTCGATCAGAACGGGTCGCCAGATCCCGAACGGGGTGATCCCGGTGAAGTAGTCCCCGGACCAGTTCGGCTTTCCGCCGGCGACGTTCCGGTAGTTCTTCGGTGGGGGGTTCAGTTTCACCATCAGCATGTTCGACCCCCGCTTCCAGTTCTCGTGTTCCACGAGTTCGGTTACATCGAAGGCGAACGCCGAGAACATCCCCTCGTGATCGCCCAGACGCTGACCGTTGAGCCAGACCTCACAGCCGTAGTCGACCCCTTCGAAGGCGAGGCGGATCTCCTTGCCCTCCATCCCCTCGGGGAGGTTGAACTGACGGACGTACCACCACTCGTACTCCTGAGCCCACTTCGCCTTCTGCATGTTCCGTCCGAAGTAGGGGTCCTCGAGCTCTCCCGCCCGATGGAGATCGGTGTAGACGTCACCGGGCACGGTGCCGCAGTTCCAGTTCGTGATCGGCCCCTGCATCTCGGCCGGTATCTCGTGGACGTTCTGCCGGGTCCCCTCTCCCGGTCGCATCTTCTCCATTCGCCACTCGCTGCCGCTGAGATCCTTGACGGTTCTGGTCACGACTCTTCGCACTACGCGACACCTGGGTTAAAAGCATCGGGGTCCGAAGTCCGAGATCGTCCCTCGGTACGGTGGTCACGAGAGGCGACCAGTCATCCAGTATCGGCACGGTCCGGCCACTCGTCCGGGTTTCCGTCACGGAGGTGTCGTCTGACGACACCGACCCAGGGCGAGAGCTTCCGGGCCGCGTTCTCACTCGCAGAACGGTGCTGGCCGTGCTGTCCTCGAGAAGGTACGGTCTCCCACCCCGGGTATTATCACCCGCAGTGGTGTACGGGGGCCCATGCAGTTCGACTGGATGGTACAATGTTACGCCGGTGCAGGCGTTCACCGCGATACCCCGATGCTGGAGACGGTCGAGCGAGAGACGATCATGCGGGGCGTCGACACCACCGTCGATGCCGGCTTCGAAGGGCTCTGGGTGCCGGACCACTTCATGCTCGGTCCGAAGGCCGAGGAGTACGAGGTGTGGACGCTGCTGAGTGCGCTGGCCGAGCGCACCACCGACGTCGAGCTCGGGCCGCTCGTGGGATCGATCACGTACCGCAACCCGGCCCTGCTGGCGAAGATGGCGACGACCGTCGACGTTCTCTCGGAGGGGAACCTCCGACTCGGTCTCGGTGCCGGCTGGCACGAGGCGGAACACGCTGCGTACGGCTTCGACTTTCCCGACGTCGACACGCGGATCGAGATGCTCGATGAGGGTGTGCAGGTCGTCAAGACGATGTTCACCGACGACGAACCGACGTTCCGTGGCGAGCACTACCGGATCGAGAACGCACTGAACAACCCGAAACCGGTGCAGGAGCCACACCCACCGATCGTGATCGGTGGTGCCGGCCCACGCATGCTCCGCCTCGTCGCCCGCCACGCCGACGAGTGGAACGTGGAGATCAGCGCTCGGGCCCGCGGGAAGCCAATCGAGTTCAAGGTACGGAAGTTCGACGACTACCTCGAATCGGAGGGTCGTGACCCCGAAGCGGTGGACCGGTCGTGGCTCGCACACGTCCTCGTCTGCGAGGACCAGGCACAGCTGGACGCCTACGTCGATCGGATATTCCCGCTCCCGTGGGGCGAAGAGGCCGACATGAACAGCAGCCTGGACGACGCCGAAGACGCCCGTGAGAAGGGGAGCATGCTCATCGGCACTCCCGCCCAGGTCGGAGAGCAGATAGAGCGGATCAGGGATCTCGGGTTCGGGAAGCTGCAGCTGATGTTCCTCGATTTCCCCGAGACGGGAGGAATGGAGCTGTTCGCCGACGAAGTCATCCCGGAGTTCGAGTAGCGAGCTCGTTCCGATCGTGCTCCACCCGACGGAGACCCCGCCCCCGTCGTCCGGAACGGGACGGCGGTGGCATTCGACGAGACCGTTCGCTACGTCTCGCCGACGCTTCCGTCCGACCGTCGGAAGACGGGGCTGCTCTCGGTCGGGTTCTCGCGAGCGCGTTCGCACAACACCTCCTCGTCGAGTTCGACTCCCAGACCGGACGCCTCGGGGAGATCGAACGCGCCGTCCGTGACGCCGAGTGCTCCCGGGTTCGCGACGTAGTCGAACGCGTCGACGTCGCGAAGGCGTTCCTTGTGGATGACCTGCTCCTGTACCGTCGCGTTTCGAGAGACGGCGTCGACGTGCAGCGACGACGCGAGCGCTATCGGTCCGAGGGGACAGTGGGGAGCGAGCGCCACGTCGCGTGCGTCGGCCAGCTCGGCGATCCGGACCGCTTCGGTGATCCCGCCGACGTGTGAGAGATCCGGCTGGGCGACGTCGACACCGCCCCCGTCGAAGGCGCGACTGAACCCTTCGCGGGAGTGGATCCGTTCGCCGACGGCGATCGGCGTCGTCGTCGCCGCCGCGATCTCGGGGAGCCTCTCGGTGTGTTCGGGGAGAACCGGTTCCTCGACGAACAGCGGGTCGTACGCGTCCATGCGGTCGACCAGCCGTTTGGCGGCCGGTGCCGACACGCGGCCGTGGAAGTCGAGTGCGACGTCGACGGACGGACCGACTGCCTCCCGTACGGCGTCGAGGCGTTCGACGGCCCGACGTACGTCGTCCGCCGAAACGACGTGCCCGGTGTCCTCGAGCGGCATGAGCTTGAGCGTCGAGAAGCCGGCTGCCACCTGCTCCGCGGCATCTTCGGCCAGCGATTCGGGATCGGCACCGCGGGGCGACCGCGGGTTCTTCCCGTGGACCCACTGGTACGCGGGGATCGACTCCCGAACAGCGCCGCCGAGCAGTTCGTACACCGGGAGGTCACACTGCTTGCCCTTGATATCCCAGAGCGCCTGGTCGATGCCCGCGATGGCGGTCATCAGAACGGGGCCGCCACGGTAGAAGCTCCCGCGGTACATCGCCTCCCAGATGTCCCGGACGGAACCCGTATCGATATCGAGGACGGTCCGCTCCAGCAGGTCCCGAACGGCCCCCTCTACCGCGGACGGATAGCTCGAGAGCGTTGCCTCTCCCCACCCGACCGTGCCGTCGCTCGTGACGAGCTTCAGGAACGTCCATCCCGGCGGCACGTAGTAGAGTTCGTAGTCGCTGACGTTCATTGCTACCCGTAGATCGTGATCCCCCCCAGTAAAACCTGTTCCATCTCCGCACGTCCAGTCCGGACACGTCGTGTCCCGCTCGCAGCGCTTCGTTCCCGATTCGCGTCTCGACCCCGAAAGTGAGCTCCGTCGGGTGAGGCACGGACCGTGCCGTTCCGTCACGACACGTCGGTCACGTCCGTTACAGCGCCGCCCTGTAGTACCAGCCGAGGTTGTCCGTGCCGCTCGCTGGCGCGTTCCGGTACGTGATCGTGATCGCTTCCCCGTCGCCGTCGACC containing:
- a CDS encoding sulfatase-like hydrolase/transferase; the encoded protein is MTDDPPNVLLIVADDQRFDTIGALGNERIATPTLDALVREGCSFTHHTNTGADGGAVCVPARSMLLSGHSLFQLEGPGGMTRSHPTLPEAFGRSGYRTFGTGKWHNGHEAFDRCFDEGRNVFFGGMGNHWNVPVTDRHPGKEHPQSKPTRGFTGTGSVWPRHERYDGHASGTHSSELFADTTIDFLEEHRRTGNERPFFAYVATMAPHDPRTCPGEFLAMYDHDEIPLPENFAPEHPFDIGWRGRDERLEDHPREPEKIRRHIADYYAMITHLDAQLGRVFDTLERIGEREHTIVVFTADHGLAVGQHGLMGKQNLYDHSVRVPLVLAGPGVPGAERRETLSCHYDLFPTLCDLAGVDVPDEVEGGSLVPTFDSPDTTLREHVFLAYEDVQRAIRGERYKLIEYRTGEGRTQLFDLESDPAETTNLAERDDHAAVRERLRERLRREQAAKSDPLSGG
- a CDS encoding glycoside hydrolase family 2 protein, which produces MTRTVKDLSGSEWRMEKMRPGEGTRQNVHEIPAEMQGPITNWNCGTVPGDVYTDLHRAGELEDPYFGRNMQKAKWAQEYEWWYVRQFNLPEGMEGKEIRLAFEGVDYGCEVWLNGQRLGDHEGMFSAFAFDVTELVEHENWKRGSNMLMVKLNPPPKNYRNVAGGKPNWSGDYFTGITPFGIWRPVLIEATGSVRVDDVRTASAVEGDDAVLTVDTELHNHADTERTVRLEYALEGENFDSERYDGAVEVDVQPGSNAATAEIHVPDADLWWPWDMGEQHLYELDVRLVRDDAVLDSVTEVVGIREVEMATNPGLADDEVDNPWTFVINGEETFLRSACWGGQPSFLYGRNSDEKYEELLAMARDCNINNLRIFGWHPPEIPKFYELCDRLGITVWTNFPFATQVFRDDDAFVDAAVEECLGVVEQRDNHPSNVFWMGGEEVFFTQAHAESNNRNLMETIGENVTEYTADPYGLASPMGDEIGQRMGFKPMEPKHANAHYYSGGRLFMEEYYPSLETAIVPELTAASAPSVESLRKFIPEDELWPMGLSWGYHWADIDNLKGLNIEVFGDTRTESLEEFVEATQVAQGRIFQFALEEYRRRKPRTSGVALCHFITNWPDIKWGIVDYYREQKRSYDYVKRSYQPLLPSLKFTRRRWKPGETFEADLWIVNDLHERYPAATLRWEISDDEAVVASGSLTTSVDPNSARDVGDVAWTLPQEIDGEFAVELELLADDGETMSSNRYTLLVGDQKEAKRRAEKHAEESRERIEEHGRHYHRYFPDQWEVE
- a CDS encoding alpha-L-fucosidase, which encodes MATYRPEWESLESHSIPTWFKDSKFGVYFHWGPYSVPAHHNEWYPRNMYREGSDANEHHTRTYGDPSEHGYREFIPEFTGEAFDAERWVDLCEEAGAEYVGVTAMHHDGFALWDSDITEWNAVEMGPERDIVGELAEAVRDREMKFVAAFHHAFRWWYFPREEGYDTMDPEYAGLYGDPHEEGEEPPEEYYEEWRDLTNEVVDEYRPDLIWFDFAWGFQPFLEHDEYRRQVVSHYYNEAEKWGKEVDVAHKRQLPPGVGVVDHERSRREDLSIQSWLTDTSVDRESWGYVEDADFKSAETLVTGFVDRLSKNGNTLLNVGPRPDGTVPDEPAELLRELGDWFETNGESVFGARPGWVPGEGPTEVTSTEFEEASSVSFTPEDKRFLRNGETYYVALLDWPEDGEVTIETPLHRIVSEGNHSQPAIERIDLVGGPSDLNWHVADQPSDEIPFDRGDQTLSVDLPSDVDLDHAYVLRLSLASNSKT
- a CDS encoding glycoside hydrolase family 117 protein, with product MAPDSTESEATKRFRERDLRYDDENEFDEQFSSSPAVGLGEESGVSRRDPSSVVRVGSTYYVWYTKMEGSPEVGIDSATDELPATSWDLADIWYATSEDGHCWTERGKAVERGGLGFDQRSVFTPDILVESGRYHLFYQAIPDHRYQSTRNVVAMASADSPDGPWEKKSEPVLEAGKGPTEWDRRVLKNHDPGPLKLDDTYLLYYKGEGTPETKGQPSQWRRQWGVALADDPEGPYEKSELNPVTNSGHETHVWRHDGGVAALLTRDGPEKNTIQFAPDGLNFTPKANVQSPPIAGGPYRPEFADGEDVEQMTWGLAHRAWKTWPHIVRFDC
- a CDS encoding TIGR03560 family F420-dependent LLM class oxidoreductase — its product is MQFDWMVQCYAGAGVHRDTPMLETVERETIMRGVDTTVDAGFEGLWVPDHFMLGPKAEEYEVWTLLSALAERTTDVELGPLVGSITYRNPALLAKMATTVDVLSEGNLRLGLGAGWHEAEHAAYGFDFPDVDTRIEMLDEGVQVVKTMFTDDEPTFRGEHYRIENALNNPKPVQEPHPPIVIGGAGPRMLRLVARHADEWNVEISARARGKPIEFKVRKFDDYLESEGRDPEAVDRSWLAHVLVCEDQAQLDAYVDRIFPLPWGEEADMNSSLDDAEDAREKGSMLIGTPAQVGEQIERIRDLGFGKLQLMFLDFPETGGMELFADEVIPEFE
- the dgoD gene encoding galactonate dehydratase, with the protein product MNVSDYELYYVPPGWTFLKLVTSDGTVGWGEATLSSYPSAVEGAVRDLLERTVLDIDTGSVRDIWEAMYRGSFYRGGPVLMTAIAGIDQALWDIKGKQCDLPVYELLGGAVRESIPAYQWVHGKNPRSPRGADPESLAEDAAEQVAAGFSTLKLMPLEDTGHVVSADDVRRAVERLDAVREAVGPSVDVALDFHGRVSAPAAKRLVDRMDAYDPLFVEEPVLPEHTERLPEIAAATTTPIAVGERIHSREGFSRAFDGGGVDVAQPDLSHVGGITEAVRIAELADARDVALAPHCPLGPIALASSLHVDAVSRNATVQEQVIHKERLRDVDAFDYVANPGALGVTDGAFDLPEASGLGVELDEEVLCERARENPTESSPVFRRSDGSVGET